In Brachybacterium fresconis, the genomic stretch CTGCCTGATCCGCGGGAGCTGACCGCCGGACAGTGACCGCCGGGGATCGACCGCCGGCGCGCCCCGACCGGACCTCACGGTGTTGTGCGCCTGGCTTCCACGCGTGGAAGCCAGGCGCACAACACCGTGCCTCCCATGGAGTGCGAAGATCGATTCTGGAGGGCGCAGACCGACCCCGGGAGCGTGCGTCAGGAGGCGTGCGCCGCGAAGGCCTCGCGGATCTCCTCGCGCGTCGCCCCGTCGGTCAGCAGCACCTGCAGCAGCAGACGGGCCTTCGCGGGCGGCAGGAAGCCGGCCATGGTCGCGCCGGCGTCCAGCAGATCCACCTCGCTGCCGGGATAGGCGTAGTGGTGGGTGGAGGTGCCACCGGAGCCGATCCGCGTCGCGACCACGACGGGGACTCCCGCACGCAGCAGGCGGCGGAGGCGAGGCATCGCGGCGGGGGAGACGTGTCCCATCCCGACCCCGGCGATCACCAGGCCCGCGATCGCGTCGGCCGGCAGGTGGTCGAGCAGATCCAGGTCGTCATCGAGACCGGCCATCAGCGTCGGGACCCGGGGGAGGTGGTCCGGCAGCGTGCCGGGCCGGGGCGCGTCGCGACCGGGACCTCGGTGCAGCACGCGCACATCGGCCCCGTCGACCATCCCCACCGGGCTCGACGGCTCCGAGGCGAAGGCCGAGATCGCGCGGGAGGAGGTCTTGGTGACCTGGTCCGCGAGGTGCACCTGGCCGTCGACGACCGCCAGCACGCCGAGCCCTCGGGCCGTGGGGGAGGCCGCGACGGCCACCGCATCGCGCAGGTTCGCCGGCCCGTCGGCCCCCGGGGCGCTCGCCGGGCGCATCGCCCCGGTGACCACCAGCGGCGCCTCGCGGTCCCAGAACCGCTGGAGCAGGAACGCGGACTCCTCGAGGGTGTCCGTGCCGTGGGTGAGCACCACTCCGTCGGCCCCTTCGTCGACCGCGCGTCGCGCCCGCTCGAGCACCGCCCGCAGATGATGCTGTCGCACGTCGGAGGAGGAGACGTTGGCGATCTCGTGCGGCGTGAGCACGACCCCGTCGACCAGGGTGCCCATCAGGCGCGCCGCGGCGTCGTCGTCCGGGGCGGCGTGCCCGCCGGGGGCGTCCTGGGTCATGAAGATGGTGCCGCCGAGGGTCAGCAGGGTGACGGCGGCCGACGGGGCGGACGAGCTGGTCACGAGAGCTCGGGCTCCTCACCGAGGTAGAAGGCGGCGGTACGGACCGAGGCCTTGCGGGCGGGTTTGCGGTCCGCGCCGGAGGCGACGTGCGCCGCGTACCAGGCATCGGCCGTGGCGCGGGTGAACGCGGCTCCTTCGGGGGAGGAGGCGAAGGTGCCCAGCCGGGGCAGCAGGGCGGCCGACGGATCCTCCAGGTGCAGGGCCAGACCGTACAGCGCCCCGTCCCAGCCGCAGCCGGTCGCAGCCGGCCCGAAGGTCGCCCAGTGCGCGTCGGCCGGGACGGTGTGGCGCAGTTCGAAGCGGGTGCGCTGCTCGGAGCCGTCGTCGTCGGCCTCCTCGGGGGTCACCAGCAGCTCCATCTCGCTGACACTCTTGGCGAACTCCCAGGTCAGCAGGAGACGGTGCGGGACCTCGACGGCGAGGACGCGCCCGCTGGTCTCCATGTCCGGCAGCTCGAAGCGCCCGCCGGCGACGATCTCGCCGCTCGCACGGCCGAACCAGGCGGCGAGACGGTCCCCGCTGGTGAGCGCCGACCACAGCTCCTCGGGGGCGACGGCGAAGCTCTGAGCGAGGGAGACGGTGCTGCCGTTCTTCGCAGGGGCGACGGTGCGGGTGACGTTCTCGAGCTGGGAATCGGGGGTCACGGTGGAGGGTGTCATGGGGCTCCTCGGTCGGTGGTCAGCGGTGCGTCGATGGGGTCGTCGGGGGGTCAGCGGGGCGGTCGGATGCGGGTCCCACTGTGTCAGGCCCCCGCGGTGCGGCGCAGACGCACGATGACCTCCGCGTGCGCCGTGTGGGGGAACATGTCCACGAAGCGCCCGGCGACGATGCGCAGCGAGGGCATCATCGCGAGATCGGTGGCCAGGGTCTCGGGGTTGCAGCTGGAGTAGACGACGTCGCGCACGCCGGAGGTTTCGAGCCACTCGGCCAGCTCGCCGTCGATGCCCCGACGGGGTGGGTTCACGATCACCACGTCCGGCGGGCCCTCGGGCCCGGCGGCCTCACGGATCGCCCAGCCGGTCGCGTCCGCCGCCAGGAAGGTGGCCTCGATCCGCTGGTCCGCGGCGGCTTCGCGAGCCCCGTCGATCGCGTCGGTGGACACCTCGACGCCGGTGACGCGTGCGGTGGGCAGCGCACGGGCGGCATGCAGCGCGAAGCCGCCGAGGCCGCAGTAGAGGTCCCACAGCCGCGGGGCGGGGGCGGCGCGCGCGCCGCCACCGACGGTCGCGCCCGGGGTGGCCACGCGGGTGACCGCAGCACTGGGGCTCGCGCCGGAGGTGACATGCTCCGCGGCGATCTCGCCGATCCAGCTCGCCGCCTGGCGATACAGGGAACCGGCGACCTCGGTGTTGGTCTGCAGGAAGGAGCGGGGGCGGGCGAACAGGGTCACGTCCCCGGTGCGCACCGCGATCGAGGAGGCCCCGGCCAGGGGGATCTCCTGCTCGCCCTCGACGCGCGTGGTGTGCTCGGGATGAATGTTCGCGCTGACCCCGATCACCGACGGGTGCGCCGCCAGCAGCGCGGGAAGATGCTCACGGATCCGCCCCAGCGCGCGCTCGCTGCGCAGCACCAGGCGCAGCAGATGCTCTCCGTCAGGGGAGGTGGTGACCAGGACGTTCTTCAGCTCGCCCCGGCGCCGCGCCACGTCGTACGGGGGCACCTGCGCCCGACGGATCAGCGCTTTGGCTCCCTCGAGGACCTCTTCGACGCCGTCGGGATACAGCGGGCAGTCGCACAGATCGGCGCCGAGCTTCTGACCGGGCAGCCCCAGGATCGGCTCCTGCGCGGTGCCGCCGACGGCCATCTTGCCGCGGGCGCGGAAGCCGCCGTCAGGCCCGAGGATCGGCTCGCCCCAGGGGACCCCGGCGGCGAGGTACGGGTCCAGCAGCTCCTCGACGCGGTCGCGGGCCTCGGAGATCTGGCGCGGCCGGGGGAGGTCCAGCAGGGTGCATGACCTGCACTCACCGGACTCGAAATGATGGCACCGCACCCGGGCAGTCTACGAGGCCGGCGAGAGGTCGGCGGTGGGCGGGTGCGATCGTGCGTCGGCGTGCCGACGACGCGGTCCGGAGGGCTCTGCGAGGACACCGGAGGCCGCGCGTCATCCGTCGGGCCCCTCCGGTACCGTCCGGAACGGGTCACGAGACGCGGCTGCACTCCTTCGACAGAGGCCGCGCGGCAACCGGAACCGAGCCCGGTGCCTGTCGAGGAAGACCCGGCCGGAGGGCGACCGCCCGTCCGGTCAGCGAGCCCGGGAGGGCCCACGTCGGAAGGCCGCCGTCATGCAGCACGAGCACGAGGACCAGCACGAGGACGATCCCTACGCCGTCACCTGGCAGGACCAGCTGATCGAGCTGGATCTGCCGGGCGTCGGCCCGATCACCGCCTGCGGCGACCCCGCGCTGTTCGCCGCGCCGGGGACCGGTGGAGGTCCCTGGGATGCGAACCCTGAGACCGGGGGCCCCGCGGACGAGGCCCCCGCAGTCGAGGCTCCCGCGGACGAGGCCCCCGAGGAAACGGCCTTCCGACGCCGCAGGCCGACCACCCCGCCCCCGCGCCGGACCGTGCGCACGACGCTGAGCGGCCGGGAGCCCCTCGAGCTCGAGCGCACCTGGCTGGTGGTGCCCGCGCTCGGGCCGGTGCTGTCCTCGGCCGACGCCCTGGGCACCGTCGTGGCCGATCTCAGCGGCCGGGAGGCGCCGCTCGAAGTGCGTCCCATCCGTGGTGAGCCGCCGGCGGCTCCACCGAGTCGGGAGGGTGCTCGGGCCGGTGCTCCGCTCGACGGGCCGGCCGGCGGCGGAGCGCGACCCGTGCGCTCGCGCGATGTCGGCTGGTTCCGTCGGCCTGCCATCGCCGCCGCACTGCGCAGACGGGGAGGGATGGTCGCCACCGGGGCACTGGTGGGGCCCCGGCGCGAATGGTTCGAACCCGCCGTCGCGGCGCGAGAGGACCTCCTGGCCGCTCACCCGGACCAGGCGCTCGAGCGGGTGCTGCGGGTCGCGGTCGACCACGGGCAGGTCGCGGTGCTTCGCATCGGTCCCGGCGGACTCGACGTGGTCCCCACCGGTGCAGACCCGCGCGTTCCGATGCTGTCGGGACTCGAGCTGCTGGTCACCGCGCGTCCCTCGCCCTGCCCTCTGCAGGGGAAGGACGACTGCGCGCCGTGTCGCCCCCACGGCGGGCCCTGGGTCCGCTCAGCACAGGCGGCGCAGCTGGACTGGGAGGCCCGACGGGCGCAGGCGCTCGCCGTCCAGTCCTGTGGGGTGTGCTTCGGGGAGGCCCTGCCGCCGGAGGCGGATCAGCCGCAGGTGCCCCGGCTGGGACGGCGGGCAGCGGTGACGGAGATCAACCGGCTCCACCTGCGCGGTGGCGAGGTGGTGCGGATCGATCCGATCGCCCCGCCGCGGTGAGGGTGAGCGGGTGCGGTCGGGCGGGTGGGCCAGGGCGGGGCCTCGGATCCGGTGGCGCTATACGAGCATCCGAGGCCCCAGGGGCGGTTCCTTGCTCGCAGAGCGCCACTGGCTGAGATGAGCGGTGCCGGAGCAGGCGGCTGGGTATCGGGGCTGCGTCGAGCGGTGCCGGAGCAGGCGGCTGGGCATCGGGCTGCGTCGAGCGGTGCCGGAGCAGGCGGCTGGGCATCGGGCTGCGTCGAGCGGTGCCGGGACGGGCAGCTGGGCATCGGGCCAGGACCGACGACGGCGGGCGGGTCAGCTCACGGGCGGGTCAGCTCAGGAGAACCACTGCGTGGGCGGGCCCAGGGACAGCAGCACCGAGAACACCACCGCCACCACGACGATCGCGATCACGGCCGCCGGGAGGGGATGGCGCAGCGCGAGGGCGGCGACCTTCTCCGGAGCGCTCCGGCCCGGCTCCGTGCGCAGCCTCCAGCTCTCCTCGAGCATTCCGCGGCGTCGTGCCCGGTGCTCGAAGGGCACCGTCATGTACGGGATGATCGCTGAGCCGAGGCCCAGCAGGAGATCGCGGATCCTCCAGTGCTGGTCGACCGCGACCAGCACCGTCACCACGATGTAGGCGAGGAAGGTGAAGCCGTGCAGGCCGCCACCGATGCGCACCAGGAGCTCGGTGGACTGCAGCACGTACTTCACGAACATGCCGGCCAGCAGCAGGGTCCAGGTGACCATCTCGGCGAGGGCGAGGACTCGGTACAGGCGCGACGGCGTCGAGATCAGATGCATACGACCATCGTGCCAGGAGCACCTGAGCCTCGACCGAGGACCGACCACCCTCCGACGATCGGCGGATGCCGACGGGGCGATGCCGCGGACCACACTGGAGGCATGACGACCACGACGACGATCCCCGCAGAGCTGTTCCTGCTGCTGACCAACGACGCCGGCCGCCAGGAAGCCACCCAGTACCGTCGCCAGGCCCTGGCCGGAGCAGCCGTCGCGGAGCTGGTGCTGCGCGAGAAGGTCGAGGTGTCCGAGGAGCGCAGCCCCCGGGTACAGGTCACCGACCCCACCTCGCTGGGGATCCCCGTCCTGGACCAGGCTCTCGGCGCCCTCACCGAGCTGGACGGTCGGCGCCTGCGCTCCGTCATCTCCCATCGCAGCCTGGACCTCACGGAGGTCATCGGCGAATCGATGGGCGCCGCCGGCGCCGTGACCCGCAAGGACGGCTGGTTCGTGACCTCCTGGCCCGCGCAGGACGCCTCCCTCGAATCCGCGCTGCGTGCGCGTCTCGCCACGGCGATCCGGGAGCCGGGCCGGGCCAGCCTGCAGGACGGCATCCTCCTGGAGATGCTGCGCTCCCTGCGCATCGCCCACCGGATCCTGCGCGAGGACCTCGAGGGGATGTCGCGCCGCGAGATCGATGCCGCCATCGCCGCTCTCGAGATCGACGCCCCCGCCGCGACGGCGGTCCGGAGAGTCATGGACGACATGAGCGCCGCGATGATCGCGGTCACCGCGGGCGCCGGCGCGTCCGCGGGCTGAGCAGCGGCCTCCATGCCTCATCGACTGCTTCATGCGGGCTGAGCAACGCTCCCGGAGAATCCAGGCCCTCGTCGTGCGGGCTGATCAGGGGCCCCTGCGGCTCTGGCCCTGCTTCGTGCGCGCGGTCGCCGGAGCCGTCCACGGGTCCTCCGGCCAGGGGTGCTTGGGATAGCGGCCGCGCATCTCCTTGCGCACCTGCCGGTACGGCCCGTCCCAGAAGGAGCGCAGGTCGTCGGTGACCGCGAGCGGCCGACGGGCGGGGGAGAGCAGATGGAACAGCACCGGGACCCGGCCCCGCACCAGGTACGGGGTCTCGGCCAGACCGAAGACCTCCTGCAGCTTCACCGCGACGACGGGACGGCCGTCCTCGGCGTCGGGCTCGGGGTAGTCGACGCGGGCGCTGGAGCCGGAGGGGACCGCGAGCCGCTCGGGCACCAGCGCGGCCAGCTCGGAGGCCTCCGGCCAGGGCAGCAGGGACCGCAGCGCGCTGGTCACGTCGACCGAGGCCAGCCGTGTGGTGCGGCCCGACAGCTGCGGGGCGAGCCAGGTCTCCAGGTGCTCGAGCAGGTGGTCCTCGTCCATCGCGGGCCAGGGCGCGCCGAGCTCCCGGTGCAGCAGGGCCAGTCGGGCGCGCAGCGAACGCGCCGCCCCGTTCATCTCCAGCGCCGCGAGCCCGCGGGAGCGCACCTGCGCCAGCACGGCCGGAACGGTGTCCGCGGCGGTCGCGGCCACCGGGGTGGAGGCCAGCTCGATCGCCCCGAGCGCCCGACGCTCCCGCGCCCGCACCGCTCCGCCCTCCAGATGCGCGGTGCGCCGGGAGACCAGCAGATCCGCTCCGGCGAGATGGGCGTCCTGCTCGCTCAGCGGCGCGGCGGCGCGGATCACGGCGCCGGTGCCGTCCGCCGCGCGGCCCTCGGCCCGCTGCACCTCCCAGACGGCCAGCCACTCGCGGCCCAGCAGGCCGCTGCCTTCGGGCAGCGCGGCCCGGGTGCCGGAGGCGAGCAGGTAGGAGCGGGAGCCGTCGGCCGTGCGGCGGGCGATCCGCTCGGGCCGGGCCAGGGCGAGGACCGCCCCGGCCTGCTCGGCGACGTCGGCCGCGGTGAGCGACGCGGCGGGAGCGCCGCGGCGTCCGTCGCGGTCGGCGTCGGCCGCGATCCGCGCGAGGCGGTCCCGCTCGCGTCGCCATCTCTCGGCGCCCGCGGCGCGGCCGGCGCGCAGGTCCGTGAGGAGCCG encodes the following:
- a CDS encoding asparaginase, yielding MTSSSAPSAAVTLLTLGGTIFMTQDAPGGHAAPDDDAAARLMGTLVDGVVLTPHEIANVSSSDVRQHHLRAVLERARRAVDEGADGVVLTHGTDTLEESAFLLQRFWDREAPLVVTGAMRPASAPGADGPANLRDAVAVAASPTARGLGVLAVVDGQVHLADQVTKTSSRAISAFASEPSSPVGMVDGADVRVLHRGPGRDAPRPGTLPDHLPRVPTLMAGLDDDLDLLDHLPADAIAGLVIAGVGMGHVSPAAMPRLRRLLRAGVPVVVATRIGSGGTSTHHYAYPGSEVDLLDAGATMAGFLPPAKARLLLQVLLTDGATREEIREAFAAHAS
- a CDS encoding SRPBCC domain-containing protein, with the translated sequence MTPSTVTPDSQLENVTRTVAPAKNGSTVSLAQSFAVAPEELWSALTSGDRLAAWFGRASGEIVAGGRFELPDMETSGRVLAVEVPHRLLLTWEFAKSVSEMELLVTPEEADDDGSEQRTRFELRHTVPADAHWATFGPAATGCGWDGALYGLALHLEDPSAALLPRLGTFASSPEGAAFTRATADAWYAAHVASGADRKPARKASVRTAAFYLGEEPELS
- a CDS encoding methyltransferase domain-containing protein — encoded protein: MRCHHFESGECRSCTLLDLPRPRQISEARDRVEELLDPYLAAGVPWGEPILGPDGGFRARGKMAVGGTAQEPILGLPGQKLGADLCDCPLYPDGVEEVLEGAKALIRRAQVPPYDVARRRGELKNVLVTTSPDGEHLLRLVLRSERALGRIREHLPALLAAHPSVIGVSANIHPEHTTRVEGEQEIPLAGASSIAVRTGDVTLFARPRSFLQTNTEVAGSLYRQAASWIGEIAAEHVTSGASPSAAVTRVATPGATVGGGARAAPAPRLWDLYCGLGGFALHAARALPTARVTGVEVSTDAIDGAREAAADQRIEATFLAADATGWAIREAAGPEGPPDVVIVNPPRRGIDGELAEWLETSGVRDVVYSSCNPETLATDLAMMPSLRIVAGRFVDMFPHTAHAEVIVRLRRTAGA
- a CDS encoding DUF3817 domain-containing protein produces the protein MHLISTPSRLYRVLALAEMVTWTLLLAGMFVKYVLQSTELLVRIGGGLHGFTFLAYIVVTVLVAVDQHWRIRDLLLGLGSAIIPYMTVPFEHRARRRGMLEESWRLRTEPGRSAPEKVAALALRHPLPAAVIAIVVVAVVFSVLLSLGPPTQWFS
- a CDS encoding GOLPH3/VPS74 family protein, whose amino-acid sequence is MTTTTTIPAELFLLLTNDAGRQEATQYRRQALAGAAVAELVLREKVEVSEERSPRVQVTDPTSLGIPVLDQALGALTELDGRRLRSVISHRSLDLTEVIGESMGAAGAVTRKDGWFVTSWPAQDASLESALRARLATAIREPGRASLQDGILLEMLRSLRIAHRILREDLEGMSRREIDAAIAALEIDAPAATAVRRVMDDMSAAMIAVTAGAGASAG